The genomic interval ATGCTCCGCGGCACCATCCGCGATCACGTCACCCGCCGCCGGCGGCCCATGGTGCGCTTCTTCGCGTGCAGGGAGGACCTCACCCACGACCCGCCGGACGCGCCGCTGCCCGACGCCGTCGCATCCGGCGCGGAGCCCTTGCTCATCGTGGGAGCCATCGCTGGAGGATAGGGCGCTAAGACCCTGAGAACTCAGGGTGTGTCGCTGGAATTCAGGGTCTTCGCGGGTTACCCGATCGCGTCACGTCTTCCGGAAGTGCAGGATCCCCCACTGGAGGTAGCCGCGCTTGCCGCCGTCCACCCAGTGGCGCAGGCCGGTCTTCACGCGCCGTACATGAT from Deltaproteobacteria bacterium carries:
- a CDS encoding MoaD/ThiS family protein gives rise to the protein MIRVALPYHLQTLAGIRSEVTLTVEGPVTRDSVLDALEARYPMLRGTIRDHVTRRRRPMVRFFACREDLTHDPPDAPLPDAVASGAEPLLIVGAIAGG